The genomic segment AATCAGAAACCATTACCAAATAATCCTCACCCAAACAAGGTCTATGCACAGGttgttttattgttgagttttttcCAAAACTTTCAAGGGATGACTCATTCCTATCCTATAAGAACTATTCTGggaaatagaatttaaaagtgAATAGAGTTGATTCATTATGAACTGGCACAACTGTGATACCAAAGCTTCGTAATGATATTTTCAAGAGAGAAACCTATGGATCTATTCtcaataaaatagaagtaaacCAATTTTGGCAGAATTTAGAAGTATAACCACTATGTAATAAAACTAGTTATTAACAGGtcagattttaaaagtattgGTTCATTACAGCTGATgccaaaaagcatttgaaaacattaaacACAAATTCctcatatttttcattattaaaaattagtaaCAGGAGGATATTTCAGTAACATGAAAAAGAATATCTATCTCAAACCAACAAGTAACACATACTTAACAGAAGAACAAAAGTtctaataaaattaaggaaaaaataagtataCCTTTTCTTACTACTTTTTAGCATTGTTCTGCAAGTTCTAGTTTATAAAATAAGATACAAACCAGAAATACaagtccacttttttttttttttaacatcaatgtgtccttgcctctggcacacccccactggggaccaggctcGCAAccaaggcacatgccctgactgggaatcaaacccgcaaccctttggtttgcaggcccacgctcaatccactgagctaccccagccagggcccacttactatttttttaaaggaaaaagaagagaaatgataATTCTCCTTTGAATAtccaataaaatcaattaaaactttttctattaataaggaaattttaaaagtggCAGTATATATGGTAAATGTAGAAAATCAATAACTTTCCTATATAAGATTGCCACCAATTCAAAAATATGATAGAAAATTATTGTATTCTCAATggtaataaatagaaaaatatctaggaataaacttaacaagaaATGTGGGAGACCTATTCAACTATCAACAAACATGGAGTGTCTCCAGTGCACCAGATTCTGTGTTAGGTTCCTGGAATATAAATACGAGCCAGGTGGACACAGTGCCTACTGTCCCAGACCTATACAAATAAAAGAGGCTGCTGAGAGAGATAAACCAAGACTTAAAAACTTAGAGCACTGTACTCTGATTCTGGATGCAAAGACTGAAtgttgtcaagatgtcagttctccacCAATTATTTCACAGGTTTAATGAAATCCTAATGAATAAAAATCACAACAGGATTATTTTTGAAGTTGGCAAAATGATTCTAATGGTTAGAAGAATAAAACTtgagaataacaaaaaaaaaaaacttttaacagAAGCATTTCATTTGTAGAGCTAAGTGTCAttagaaatctaaataaatgatGACGCTATGGCGATTAAAATTGTACAGCACTCTCTTACAGCTCAATAATAAAAGACACCtccattaaaaatgggcaaaggatttgaagaGATATTTCTCAAAAACATATATATGCCAATATGCACATAAACatatattcaacatcattagccttcagaaaaatacaaatcaaaatgacTAGGATGGCTAGAACAAAAAGAgagacaacaaaagaaaagttggcaaggatgtggaaaaattggaaccctcatgTATTAATGGTGAGaaagtaaaatggtgcagctgttTTGGAAAATAATCTGGTAGCTTctcaaaggttaaacatagagttCCTATGTACCCAGCACTTTCATTCCTGTGTATATATCCTAGGTGataaaaacatatattcacacaaaaatttgtacattAATATCcagagcagcattatttataatagccaaaaagtagaaacaaatcaAATGTCCATCATCTGATGAGTGGATCATTAAAGGGTGGCATAGCTATACagtggaatgttactcagccattaaaaaggaaTGGCATACTGATACATGATACAGCAtgtatgaaccttgaaaacattgtgctaagtgaaagatgcCAGCCATAAATGACCATACcatatattttatgattccatttatatgatgtGTCTAAAGTAGGCAACTCCACTGACACAGAAAGTAGATCCGTGGTTGGTACCCTAGTCCTGAGTGGACTAGTGGATCAGAAATTCTGTTTGGGGGGAAAACAATGTTGATGGCaatgatggttgtacaactctgcgaatttactaaaaaccactgaattggaCACTTTAAATGGGTACACTGTATAGTATGTGGATTCTATCTcagaaaaacttttatttcaaaagtaaaaggTGTTGGCACAAGAACAAAGAGAACATCACTACCTATCAAATGACCCCATCACATACATGAACTTAATCTAGGATAAAGATAGTAGCACAAAACagtggggaaaatggaacaaaaacaattatttagcAACTTGGGAGGAGGAAATATCAAGTTAAATGATCACTTTATGTCACATATCAAATTGAATTTCATGTGGCTCAAAACTTAACATAAAAAAATCAGGCCAcatttcaaagaacaaaatatagTATACTATCTTTTTGATCTTTGAATGAGGAAGGATTTGCTAaacttaaaagcaagaaaaaaactcaCACTAAGAAATATCAACcgatttattttataaatgtaaaactcttaataatatcataaaataaaaatagtaacaagGTTTGGAGAATCTGTTTCAATGGATAAAAAAGGGgtaatgattttaatatttaaattgctGAGAGAAACACTTAGTCCCTAGTAGTACATGGGCAAAGTACAtgaatagaaaattcagaaaaaagaatatgcaaaTCAAAATGTGATATTTTTCAACCATCAAattgctaaaataatttttttaatcatggcAATTTAAAACTAGCACCAGTGATTCAGTGACAAGATTGATACAACTTTCCTGCAAATCTACTTGGCACTCTCAAAAATGTTCATATAATTTGATTCAACAATTGTATATCCAAAATCTACACTTaggtatttatttgaaatacaggCAAAGATTTATTGAAAGAAATGTTTCTCATTAAATTATGACATGTaacttctcattttttcctccctaAGAATATTGGAGACTCATGAAGATCAACACTCAGTAAAGCTGGGGCAGGCCCTGGTAGGGGCCAAGGGACAGAAACCAGGCCTCCTGCCCCTCTTATCTTCCCAGAGCCATCCTGCTCCCCAGGGAAGATGTCAGTGTGGAGCAATGGCAGCTCCAACTTGTCCTACGCCAGCTTCCTCCTGGTGGGCTTCCCAGGGTTGCAGGAGACCCGCATACTCCTGGTGCTGCCCTTCCTCAGCCTGTACCTGGTGATTGTCTTCGCCAATGCCCTGGTCATCCACACAGTGGTGGCCCAGCGGAGCCTGCACCAGCCCATGTACCTGCTCATTGCCCTGCTCCTGGCTGTCAATATCTGTGCCGCCACCACTGTGGTGCCTGCCATGCTGTTCAGCTTCTCCACCCGTTTCAACCGCATCTCCCTGGCTCACTGTCTGGTCCAGATGTTCTGCATCTACTTCCTCATTGTCTTTGACTGTAATATCCTCCTGGTCATGGCCCTGGACCGCTATGTTGCCATCTGCAATCCGCTCCGCTACCCTGAGATAGTGACGGGCCAGTTGCTGGCTAGACTGGTCGGGGTGGCAGTTGCCAGGAGCACAGGCATTGTTGCTCCAGTGGTAGGGCTGGCCTCCCGGGTTCGCTTCTGCCGCTCAGATGTGATCCACCACTTTGCCTGTGAGCACATGGCCTTGATGAAGCTCTCCTGTGGGGACATCTCAATAAACAAGACTGTGGGGCTCGCTGTCCGCATCTTCAACAGAGTCCTGGACATGCTGCTACTTGGAGCCTCCTACTCCCGCATCATCCATGCTGCATTTCGAATTTCATCAGGCAGAGCACGTTCCAAGGCCCTGAACACCTGTGGCTCCCATCTACTGGTCATCTTCACTGTGTACTCTTCCACCATGTCCTCATCCGTAGTCTACCGTGTGGCCCACACTGCCTCCCAGGATGTGCACAACTTGCTCAGCGCCTTCTACCTGTTACTCCCATGTCTGGTCAACCCCATCATCTATGGGGCCAGGACCAAGGAAATTAGGCAGCACCTCGGAGTCCTGTTTCAAAGGGCACAGCTGCACGTCACCAGTGAAAAGGCCCCATCCCTGTCCTCACATAGAGAACTTTCTGCCTGATTCTCTAGAACTTACAGATCCTACAATCACTCCTAATGTCAAGTGGGTAAATGAGCAGGTGAGTCATCCCTGCTGTATTTTGGCTTTGGGTACCTGCATTCATTTTTGAGagtcttttatacattttctgaAAAATACCTACTTATCCAGAGTTATACAGTAACCAATTGCAAAATCAGCTTCTATCCCTGGCttctaaattttttccttttctttctgcatgtgattttcttttctttttttttctaagattttatttattttttcatatatttattttttaagagagaagggaagggatggagaaagatggggagagaaatatcaatgtatgagagaaacagtgatcagttgcctctcacacacccccaaccagggacctgggcttcaacccaggcaggtgacctgaccttcaacccaggcaggtgacctgaccaggaatcaaatcagacacctttcagtttgctggatgacgcccaacccacagagccacaccaatcaggggtGCATGTGattttcattgattcattcactcTCAtccattcatcaaacatttatcatacatacatacatcatGCTGATCCCGTGGTtgcaaagaaaggggaaaaaatggtctCTATCCTGAAGGAGGTCCCTACCTAGCAAGGTGTAAAGATGTGTAATGTCTTTACAGTAATAGCTTTACGTACAAAATTCTGTGAGAACAGAGAGGAGGGACACTCATGACCACAGAAGACTTCACAGAGAAGGTGAATTTGAGTTTTGAAGGATCAGATTCAGTGTTTactggagagggaggaggtaAAGAGAAGAAATTGCATTCTAGGCCAAGCAGCATGGGCGATAGGTAAGTGATGCAGAAATTGGTACCAGGAGTGGGGTGCTGTGTAATAAAAATCGAAAACACATGGTGTGGGCTTTGAGATTGATCTGGTCACCCAGCCTGTCTTCAGCAATGAATCTTGTTAGGTTGGTTTAGCCAGGTCCCCTTATCCCTCTTAGTATTTCCCATCCATTGACCCCtaccctgctccttggctgtaATCCCGCCTGGCCCATACTATATTTGCAGTTGAGCCCAGTTCTATACTGAGGCCTATTTCCTTATTACGGCTGTCctgaataaaatttgtttttaccgCTTTAACTACTGTTATGCTCTAGTTTTTCTTTGACAGTATTCCCACTTGTACCCTTACAGCTCTGCCATAATCATGAGAACACGCTTGCACTAGCCTGACGGAGGAACAAAGGTTGCATTTAGCAGAGCTGAGCTTCCCCAGCCATCCCACAAATGTTAAAATTAGGTGGAACTATTCTCTTTGGAAAGTGGGGGAAATGTCCAGGTACTAGCAAGAAGGAAGATGAGAGAGACAAAATGGCAAAAGTGTGCATATTTTATAGTGTGACCCCTTCCCTCTAACCCCCTCGGAGAAGGCTTCCAAAATCATAAAGCCACACAGAAACCTAAGAGAGCAGCAACGCAAGAGCAAAGACACAGTGGATGTGCTGTACTAAGCCAGAGGAACTTGCTGAAATCATGGTGAGAGCTCCGTGTTACCACGCCTCAGGGGAGGCTATATGCATGATATGTAGTATGCGTTACACGGTTAACTATTCATTTGCAATATTAAAGAAAGGTACATCTCGATGTTAAAGTCCAAACCATAAAACCATTATCTTTTacaaaaaaatgcatatatatccAAGACATTGGGataatgagtttttttaaagaaaagacaagaaccaTTAACccttttacaaaagaaagaaaaaatgatataaatttgACTACATAAAGGAAAAAGGTGATAAATTTGATTATATTAAAATTCAGAACATTTGGTTCTGCACAAAGGCATCTGACAAAAGCCAGTGGAAGATGAAATTCAGCCCACATCACACTTGAAAAGCCAACAAAGAGGGAGCCTTTTTGTACTTTGTGCCCAGCTACCCTAGGTACTAGACACAGTTTCAATCAGAAGTCACCACAAGAGCCCTGgcctatgtggctcagttggttggaatatcaTTCTAACTGAAGGGTTCCATGTTTGactcccgtcagggcacatacctgggttgcaggttcgatccctagttAGGGCATGTGCTGGACACAACcgattgatggttctctctcacattgatgtttctctctctccctccctctctctctagaagcaatgaaaaaatgccctcaggtgaggataaaaacatttaaaaaagaaaggcacCACAAGAGAGTAAAAAGGCAAGCCAGAGATTTGGGAAAGATATTtgcaataaatttaaccaacaaAGAACtattatccagaatatataaagaacaagtACACATCAGTAAGAAACAGGCAGACAACTTAATAGGAAAACAGGCAAAAGCCTTGAACAGTCActtcagaaaatatgaaaaggtaTTCGACCTCCAGCCTCTCACATACAAATGCTGAGGTTGTGCACTGTGTAACCTCACATCTATCATGTCGACATGGCAGATTTGTACATGAATCCCAACAATTTCCCTAGCAGATGACAATGAAAACTGTCATTACTACTAGTGGGGTTGTAGACTGAAACAGCCTCTTTGGAAGACAATTTGCCACCATCTAGTGCAACTGATCATATGCACACCTTTGACCCCTCAAACCTCCTCAGGCGCATGGGCGGCAAAATCCACGTATAAGAATATTCACAGTGCCATTACTCCTAACTATGAAAACccagaaacaactgaaatgtcctTCAGcaattaaatgtataaaatatggtACACTCATACATTGGCATGCTATCACAGTAAAATAAACTCGTCACAACATGAATAAATTTTGCAAAcataatactgatttttttcttactgttttgaaATCTTTTGAGGATATAATGAACTGTATAAAGCCAAAAATCTATACAATGTATTGCAGGGCTtacaatttatataaaaattaaacaatgacaCGAATAAAGCAAACACTGGGAGAGGGAAAATGGAAGAATCCTGTTACAAAGATCTCATGACATATTACTTAAAAGTTAAGATACATACTATAAATCCTGAAGCAACCACTAAAATGGCAGAGGCACAGCTAATAAGccaacaaagataaaataaaatcataaaaaatattcaatccaaaaaaggaagaaaaagtaaaatagagaaaCTTTTTCAGTCCTGCTATTTCCAAATTCCAGAGGACTGGTGGTGTAGAGAGTCCAAACTAAAGTCACCGCCTGCCCGAGCTCCTGAGCCACCCAGGCTGGGGAAGTAAATACCTCACCAATGGCAGCGCATGTGTGggcactcacacatgcacacacgcacacacacacatgcacacacacccctaaaTCAGGTCTGCACCTTGACCACTGGGCTCTTCCACTGCCACCTTAGAGCCTTCCCTGATTTGGGGTGGCCCGAGTGCCCATGTAATCCCCAAACTGCAGGAGTCCCTTCCCATCTGCAGAGCCCCAGGTCACCCTAGTCAGTAACACCCAGCTTCTCCCAGTTAGTGTTCCTGGGATGGAACCTGGCCTGAACCCTGACTTGCTCTCTCTGAGCCTGTAGtggctcatctgtaaaatggaagaaataaatccCTCAGCAGAGGTGACTACCCTATGAATACCAAAAGccatagaaatgaaaatgttagtACACTGTCACTTCCAGCCAGCCTCACTCCCTGGGATCCTCCCTAAGTACTTATGAGTTTCTCATTGTTCCCTTCTTTGTGTCCCTGGAAATGCCCGCCCCCAATCTCCTCAGGCTCCTCCCCCTCAGCCTCCCAGATCAGTACCTTGGAGCTGAGGACTGGCCTCAGAACTTACCCTTTCAGTGGTGAAACCAAGGCCACAGCAGACTACAACCTAACAGGACACAGGGTAGAGGTGAGAAGATAGATTTACGGGGCATTTGGAGGCAAGCCTGAGATTGGAACTGAACTCTATCTTTTAGTATTGACAAACCTAAGTTCACATTCCAGCTCCATTATTTAACACCTATGACacctgaaaaaaaataacttctctaaacctcagtgtcctcatctaggCATGGGGAAGGGTTAATAAATAGTATCCACCTTTTAGGGTTGCTGTACTAAAGAGATGCTAGATCAAAAGCCCTGGGAACCATGTGTAGCGTGTAGTATGTACATAATAAATGGAGCCTGTCCAGTGCTGCCTCGTGTGTGGGGTGCGAAGAGGGAAAGCTATGGTATAGACGGGAGAGTCCTAGAAAATCCCAATTTGAAGCCTGGCTCTTCTTGCTAGGTGAGACTAAGCAAATCACTTGGAACCTCTGAGCCTTTATGGgtcagttattcattcattcatccattcaacctCAAAGGACTGTTTTAAGTTACAAAcgaaaatgtttcttaaaaccCCTTTGTGCCTTAACTTATTCCTTCAACACAACACTTACTGAGCACATGGTCTGCAGTaggctctgtgcctggcactgagaCAGAGATAAGCAACACAAGGCCTCTCCACTAGCAATACCTTCAGCCTAGCAGGGAGCTAGTCAGCACATTGGCGATTATTGCATGATAAAGAAATGCTCAGGTCCTTAGTTTTAAAGGTGAGGAGAAAGACTGGAAACCAGAGTGATGTGTGAAGTTAAGGAACAGCTTACTTTCTCCAGTAACAGAAACTTGAACTTTTTCATATGctgagggggaagaaaggagaagtaGAAGATATCTTGAGGACAGAAGAGACATATCTCTCACtaagaactgaagaaagaaagatgagCACAATAGCCAGTTTGCAGGGACAGGAGGATGTTGAAGAAGCTCGTCTAACTTTTACAGTGGAGGAGCTATGCCTCTCGGCAGAGAGCACATGTTGTCTGGCATCTTCATTTCATCTGTCCCACTCCTTTGCTACTCAGAACATTAAGCCTTATAGGGTGATCAGCTGTCGGTCTTTCGCCACTACTAGTTGCTAAGTTCTTTTATCTTGGAGCCTTCAGAGCAATAGAACTTCCCTGCCTCTGAACTCCATTTGCTCCTGGTTCTCACTCTATCTGTCTTCCCTTGTTTTCTCAGTCTCCTTCACTGGCATCTGATATTCCATCTGCCCCTTCAGATTCTATCTCATGCTCtctgtaaaattttaattcctaTCTCCGGCCTTAATCCTTCATCTCAGCACTACACCCTTATTTCCAATTGCTGATCTGGCATACCTTCATTTGTGAGTCCTCACAAATCCAAGTGTGTTCATTAATTGTACTTCCTAGTACCCCAATCCAGTTCTTCCTTTCTCAGGTTTTAGCAGCTTCAATGTAGTtattacagcttttttttttttaatcttgaaattAATTCCTGTCTCCACTTCCAACTGATTCTTAAATCTGATTGGATTGACTCTACAAACATCTTATCTCTCTTAAGACTTCATCAGCCAGTTAACTGATCTCCTCATCTTTCAGTCTCTTTTCATCTCTTCTGCTCTTCCTTGAGCTGGTTGTTATTCTACATTTCCTTTATTGATTGTTTTGGGGCCCAGTGTCAACAGAGCTCCTTTAGGAAATTCCTAAGTAATCCTaaaatacagaagagaaaagcaaattacagTTAACTGAATAGAGACTGGCCAACCTTATCCAAGATAAAGGGTTCATGGGCAGCCCATTCCAGCTTTTCTGCCCCTTAAGGATGACTACCAATATCAAGAGGGGAAATCCAAGGTGGTgatggagtaggtggaagctacactaacctcctcccagggtcaaactggaattacaactaaattatacaaaaattatcCTGAATAACAAACTGAAGACTAGCTGCAGAGAAACCTAATAACCAAGGGCTTACAGAAGGATGACTaccaaaaaattaattaattaataaaataaataaaaattaaaaattttaaaaaggatgactaggacttctggccaagatggaggcataggtagacacgctttgcctccttgcacaaccataagaagaatcacaactaatgtcaaaacaaaatacaaccagaacgtCAATAAAATCAACCTGTACAGAAGTCCCAAAACCAAGGATTTCAAGAAGAGAtattcatccagataggtagaAAAGGTGGAGACATggagctggagcagagaggacatGGTGTGGCAGTGGCAGCAGTGGTGGCCAGCAGaaacaggaggtcccacattcacctgtggTAGATAAAACCCAGgagggacctggctggtgtggctcagtggattgagcaccagcctgtgaaccaaaggatcactggttcaattcccagtcagggcacatgcctgggttgcaggccaggtccccaatggggagcatgtgagaagcaaccacacactgatgtttctctccctctctttctcccttccttcccctccccctctaaaaacaaacaatgggaaggaCACCTGGGGAGCAAGCCATCCCagcatcccagccccaggccagaccaaaGGTTCCAGcactggaaaaataaagccttgtaactcctggctgtaaaaaccagtgggggttggggcggcagaaTAAACtaccagtctctcaggagagtccatttaaaggaccCGCACAGTCCTATAATTACATAAACCCAGCCATGctaggattcagcaccaggggaAGCTAGGAGGGTGTCAGTCACATATAGGAAGTAGGGGAGTTACTGGAAACTGGGCGAAAGCCAAGCACGCAGCATTGTTCCATCTCagtcccctcccacacacacagagctacaaCATGGTGAAgtggtttgccccaccctggcaaatacctaagggtctgtcccttacaacgtaacaggtgcaccaaggcagagtcaaagtagctctaccctatacacagagacaaacatagggaggctaccaaattgaggaaacaaagaaatatggcccaaatgaaagaacatatcaaaactccagaaaaagaaccaagcaaaacagagatagttaacctgtcagatgcagagttcaaaaaactgaTGATAAGGATGTTTAGAGatc from the Desmodus rotundus isolate HL8 chromosome 5, HLdesRot8A.1, whole genome shotgun sequence genome contains:
- the LOC112315925 gene encoding olfactory receptor 52K1-like, whose translation is MSVWSNGSSNLSYASFLLVGFPGLQETRILLVLPFLSLYLVIVFANALVIHTVVAQRSLHQPMYLLIALLLAVNICAATTVVPAMLFSFSTRFNRISLAHCLVQMFCIYFLIVFDCNILLVMALDRYVAICNPLRYPEIVTGQLLARLVGVAVARSTGIVAPVVGLASRVRFCRSDVIHHFACEHMALMKLSCGDISINKTVGLAVRIFNRVLDMLLLGASYSRIIHAAFRISSGRARSKALNTCGSHLLVIFTVYSSTMSSSVVYRVAHTASQDVHNLLSAFYLLLPCLVNPIIYGARTKEIRQHLGVLFQRAQLHVTSEKAPSLSSHRELSA